One Natator depressus isolate rNatDep1 chromosome 3, rNatDep2.hap1, whole genome shotgun sequence DNA segment encodes these proteins:
- the LOC141984298 gene encoding uncharacterized protein LOC141984298, whose protein sequence is MKDRGHNRDPKQCRVKLKELRQAYQKTREANGRSGSEPQTCRFYDELHAILGGSATTTPAVLFDSFNGDGGNTEAGFGDEEDDDDDEVVDSSQQASGETGFPDSQELFLTLDLEPVPPEPTQGCLLDPAGGEGTSTACVSMITGSSPSQRLVKIRKKKKRTRDEMFSELMLSSHTDRAQTNAWRQIMSDCRKAQNDQEERWWAEESKWRAEESKWRAEERAEARMWRQRDERRQDSMLRLLEDQTRPPPDLEAGVGHQKPVKYEFFV, encoded by the exons atgaaggacagaggccataacagggacccgaagcagtgccgcgtgaaactgaaggagctgaggcaagcctaccagaaaaccagagaggcgaacggccgctccgggtcagagccccaaacatgccgcttctatgatgagctgcatgccattttagggggttcagccaccactaccccagccgtgttgtttgactccttcaatggagatggaggcaatacggaagcaggttttggggacgaagaagatgatgatgatgacgaggttgtagatagctcacagcaagcaagcggagaaaccggttttcccgacagccaggaactgtttctcaccctggacctggagccagtaccccctgaacccacccaaggctgcctcctggacccagcaggcggagaagggacctcca ctgcatgtgtttcaatgatcacaggatcttctccttcccagaggctagtgaagattagaaagaaaaaaaaacgcactcgagatgaaatgttctccgagctcatgctgtcctcccacactgacagagcacagacgaatgcgtggaggcaaataatgtcagactgcaggaaagcacaaaatgaccaggaggagaggtggtgggctgaagagagtaagtggcgggctgaagagagtaagtggcgggctgaagagagggctgaagctcgaatgtggcgacagcgtgatgagaggaggcaggattcaatgctgaggctgctggaggaccaaacca